The following are from one region of the Methylophilus sp. DW102 genome:
- the gluQRS gene encoding tRNA glutamyl-Q(34) synthetase GluQRS: MVVGRFAPSPTGPLHFGSLVAAVASYCDAKSQGGRWLLRIEDVDTTRRVAGASADMIRTLQHYGFVWDEEIVYQSERTEHYEQALAQLRHRGLAYPCTCSRKEIADSSTQLGIEGAIYPGTCLQHPIKPDTPAAWRLKTPAIGIGFADRVVGWQQHAMASDIGDFVIKRADGLFSYQLAVVVDDALQGVTHVVRGADLLQSTTRQIYLQQCLGYATPAYAHIPLVLNYQGQKLSKQTLATALPLDNILATLVAAFNFLPYLPQPVPNFSNLPALWQWATAHWQLGQLASD; encoded by the coding sequence ATGGTGGTTGGCCGCTTTGCCCCTTCGCCTACCGGCCCCTTGCATTTTGGCTCACTGGTCGCCGCCGTCGCCAGTTACTGCGATGCTAAAAGCCAGGGCGGCCGCTGGCTGCTGCGTATAGAAGATGTAGACACCACCCGCCGCGTCGCCGGCGCCAGCGCAGACATGATTCGCACCCTGCAGCATTATGGCTTTGTTTGGGATGAGGAAATCGTCTACCAAAGTGAACGCACCGAGCACTATGAGCAGGCCCTGGCGCAGTTACGCCACCGGGGCCTGGCATACCCTTGCACCTGCTCGCGTAAGGAGATTGCCGACAGCTCGACACAACTGGGCATTGAAGGTGCCATTTACCCTGGCACTTGCCTGCAACATCCCATAAAACCAGACACACCTGCTGCCTGGCGCTTGAAAACGCCTGCCATCGGTATCGGCTTTGCGGATAGAGTTGTCGGCTGGCAGCAACATGCCATGGCCAGTGACATCGGTGACTTTGTGATCAAGCGTGCCGATGGTCTGTTCAGCTACCAGTTAGCCGTTGTCGTTGATGATGCCCTGCAAGGCGTGACCCATGTGGTGCGCGGTGCAGACCTGCTGCAATCCACCACGCGGCAGATCTATCTGCAACAGTGCTTGGGCTATGCCACCCCAGCATATGCCCATATCCCGCTGGTATTGAACTACCAAGGGCAAAAACTCAGCAAACAAACCCTGGCAACCGCTTTGCCGCTGGACAATATCCTGGCCACGCTCGTTGCCGCCTTCAACTTTCTACCCTATTTACCGCAACCGGTTCCCAATTTTTCAAACTTGCCTGCGCTGTGGCAATGGGCGACGGCCCATTGGCAACTCGGCCAGCTTGCTAGCGACTAG
- a CDS encoding DUF3301 domain-containing protein, with protein sequence MAEWALLAILMAGAWYWMDTISKREIALKIGRQLAERCHLQFLDETVACARVGFARDGNGRMQLQRTYTFDVSSQGIERMACHLQLRGGQLVAWHIPPYVTQ encoded by the coding sequence ATGGCTGAATGGGCCTTATTAGCCATTTTGATGGCGGGCGCATGGTATTGGATGGATACGATTTCGAAACGTGAGATCGCGCTCAAGATTGGCCGCCAGTTGGCTGAGCGCTGCCATCTGCAGTTTCTGGATGAAACCGTGGCTTGCGCCCGCGTCGGTTTTGCCAGGGACGGCAATGGTCGCATGCAGTTACAACGCACGTATACCTTTGACGTCTCCAGCCAGGGCATTGAGCGCATGGCCTGTCATCTGCAATTGCGGGGCGGCCAATTGGTAGCCTGGCATATTCCGCCTTACGTCACCCAGTAA
- a CDS encoding TonB-dependent siderophore receptor produces the protein MTIKNTQENPFRPRPTLLSIGLFFSSAMLSMTALGASERETVELQEVEVKAEKKSDTKPVKGYNAKRSTSATRTDTELVNVPQAITVITRDFMQDQSMQSIADAVRYVPGVQAAQGEGNRDQLVLRGNQTTGDLFVDGLRDDIQTYRDLYNTDRIEVLKGPNGMIFGRGGAGGVVNRVSKKAGWDPVRDLSVSYGSFDHRRITADYGQGLSEELAFRLNAVYENSNSYRDGVELKRYGMTPTFTIKPGDKTEIVLSAEYFKDERTADRGIPSFIGGDNSNLNNRPYRIKDYDKFFGNAKLSPTETETVAFNAAISHAFDNGVQVKNSTRLAYYDKYYQNVYANSSVTTANTLQLGAYRDETKRENLINQTDITYTAKTGNVEHKLLAGTELAAQDTTNKRLTQGTSENLTGSVSADNPTVSNVAFNATSRNQKSDFTVAAIYLQDQIVFNPKWQAVLGLRHDHLETNYTDLRTGNFANINVTNNLLSPRAGLIYKPTSDSSLYASYSTSYVPRAGDQLIGLTVSTQSFKPEKFINKEVGAKWDINPNLALTAAIFQLERENVLAADPTNTGNSILLDGQETKGLEVGLSGKVTDQWQVMGAFTLQEGEITKQQGAGNSAILAGSNLAMTPTRTFSLWNKYQINDMWAVALGMVSRSEMYAATPTASQSTLLPGYTRFDAAIFAKLSPQWDAQINIENLTNKDYALFAHNNNNITPGAPLNARATLSYHF, from the coding sequence ATGACGATCAAAAATACCCAAGAAAATCCGTTCAGACCTCGTCCAACGCTGCTCTCGATCGGGCTGTTTTTTAGTAGCGCAATGCTATCCATGACCGCGTTAGGCGCCAGTGAGCGCGAAACCGTCGAGTTACAAGAAGTTGAAGTCAAGGCAGAGAAAAAGAGTGACACCAAACCGGTCAAGGGTTACAACGCAAAACGCTCCACCTCCGCGACCAGAACCGATACCGAGCTGGTCAACGTACCGCAAGCCATTACCGTGATTACGCGCGACTTTATGCAAGACCAGTCCATGCAAAGCATCGCTGATGCCGTGCGCTATGTGCCTGGTGTGCAAGCGGCACAAGGTGAAGGTAACCGTGACCAGCTTGTATTACGTGGCAACCAGACTACGGGTGACTTATTTGTAGATGGCCTGCGCGACGACATTCAGACTTACCGCGACTTATATAACACTGACCGTATCGAAGTGCTTAAAGGCCCTAACGGCATGATTTTTGGCCGCGGCGGCGCAGGCGGTGTCGTGAACCGCGTCAGCAAAAAAGCCGGCTGGGATCCCGTCAGAGACCTCAGCGTGAGCTATGGCAGTTTCGATCACCGCCGGATCACCGCGGATTATGGTCAGGGGTTGTCCGAGGAATTAGCATTCAGACTCAATGCGGTGTATGAAAACTCCAACTCTTACCGTGATGGCGTGGAATTAAAACGCTATGGCATGACACCGACCTTTACGATCAAGCCGGGGGATAAAACCGAGATTGTTTTAAGTGCCGAATACTTTAAAGACGAACGCACTGCGGATAGAGGCATACCGTCTTTTATCGGTGGGGACAACAGCAACCTGAATAATCGTCCTTATCGCATCAAGGATTATGACAAGTTTTTTGGTAACGCAAAATTAAGCCCGACCGAAACAGAAACTGTCGCCTTTAATGCTGCCATCAGCCATGCCTTTGATAACGGCGTGCAGGTCAAAAACAGTACCCGTTTGGCCTACTACGATAAGTATTATCAAAACGTTTATGCAAATAGCAGTGTGACAACCGCCAATACCCTGCAATTAGGCGCTTATCGAGATGAGACAAAACGTGAGAACCTGATTAACCAAACTGATATTACCTATACAGCCAAAACTGGAAATGTAGAACATAAGTTGCTGGCTGGGACAGAGCTTGCTGCACAAGATACGACAAATAAGCGACTCACTCAGGGAACGAGTGAAAACTTAACTGGCAGCGTCTCGGCCGATAACCCTACAGTTTCCAATGTAGCCTTTAATGCAACCAGCCGCAATCAGAAAAGTGACTTTACCGTTGCCGCCATATACTTGCAGGATCAAATCGTTTTCAACCCCAAATGGCAGGCAGTCCTGGGCTTAAGACATGATCATTTGGAAACAAATTACACCGACTTGCGAACAGGTAACTTTGCCAATATCAATGTCACAAATAATCTGCTTTCACCGCGAGCCGGGCTGATTTACAAACCTACGTCGGATAGCTCGCTATATGCAAGCTACAGCACCTCATATGTGCCGCGCGCTGGGGATCAGTTGATTGGTCTTACCGTGAGCACTCAAAGCTTCAAGCCTGAAAAATTCATTAATAAAGAAGTCGGCGCGAAATGGGATATCAACCCCAATCTGGCATTGACTGCCGCCATTTTTCAACTTGAAAGAGAAAATGTTTTGGCCGCAGACCCTACAAATACAGGTAACTCTATTCTGCTTGACGGCCAGGAAACCAAAGGTCTGGAAGTTGGCCTGAGCGGCAAGGTGACTGACCAATGGCAGGTCATGGGCGCATTCACGTTGCAAGAAGGCGAAATCACCAAACAGCAAGGCGCAGGCAACAGTGCGATCCTGGCTGGTAGCAATCTGGCAATGACACCTACCCGCACCTTCTCATTGTGGAATAAATACCAGATCAATGACATGTGGGCCGTCGCGTTGGGCATGGTCAGCCGCTCGGAAATGTATGCGGCCACCCCAACGGCGAGCCAAAGCACCCTACTGCCTGGCTACACGCGTTTTGATGCGGCGATTTTTGCCAAGTTGAGCCCGCAGTGGGATGCGCAAATCAATATCGAGAACCTGACTAACAAAGACTATGCCCTGTTTGCGCACAACAACAATAACATTACACCCGGTGCGCCTTTAAACGCCCGTGCGACCTTGAGCTATCATTTCTGA